The nucleotide window ACGCCGGCTCGGTTTCCGGGTCATGATCTGCTTGAGCGAATTCGTCTTGCGCCTTCTGCAAGAGCCAATTCTCACGTTTTCCTTGTCCCATTCTCGTTCGTATGATCGTCCATTGCCCTCGGAGTTTTCTGCCATACAGAGCGAGTCGCACCACGCCTTCGCTGAGCGCTGCTGCCGCGTCGTGTTCAGCGAGTCCGACCACCTCAAATTCGCCGTAGTCCCACACAATGACTTCGCCCGCGCCATAATCACCTTCAGGGAGGGTTCCCTCGAACAACAGGTAGTCGAGCGGGTGGTCCTCCACATGAATCGCGAGGCGCTTCGCCTGGGGATCTTTGGATGGCCCCTTCGGCACCGCCCACGAGACGAGAACTGTGCCGATCTCCAGTCGGAAGTCATAGTGAAGACTCCGAGCCCAGTGCTTCTGGACCACGAATCGGCGTCGCGGTGCCCCGGTCCGAGGTGCCGCATCGGGGATGATTGGGGAGGCCATGCCGACGGCCCTGAGGGCTTCAGGTTTCTTCCTTACTAGACCCTTTGTATTGGAGTGCCGCTTCGTCTGAGCGAACGCTCCGAACTGAGTCCGTTGGCCCGTTCCTCAGTGGCATCTCTTCGGGGTCACGCGAGTCATGGTCCGCCGGTCCTCACGGGACACCGCATCCGCGCCACCCATTTAACCCGCCGCCGGGCGATTCGCCGCGGTCCCGTGCATCGTCTTATACCATGCGGACGTTCGCGCACCCAAAGGGTTACGGCGAGAGCATGAGCGACCGGATCACAACGCGGCGGTTCCACGAGTCTCAGGGCGTCGAGGATTGGCGCGTGGTCGGCGAAGGAGCGTGCGCGT belongs to Thermoplasmata archaeon and includes:
- a CDS encoding DNA polymerase ligase N-terminal domain-containing protein translates to MASPIIPDAAPRTGAPRRRFVVQKHWARSLHYDFRLEIGTVLVSWAVPKGPSKDPQAKRLAIHVEDHPLDYLLFEGTLPEGDYGAGEVIVWDYGEFEVVGLAEHDAAAALSEGVVRLALYGRKLRGQWTIIRTRMGQGKRENWLLQKAQDEFAQADHDPETEPASALSGKVPRGRR